A section of the Devosia rhizoryzae genome encodes:
- a CDS encoding DUF1622 domain-containing protein produces the protein MNVFGEDLLHLVTRAIEWCGILVIVLGIVLATWRYVQRSRSGKAEDHSLRHYRADVGRGILLGLEFLVAADIIATVAIEPTLESLAVLAGIIVIRTFLSLSLEVEITGRWPWKQDPEEVEDRREAR, from the coding sequence ATGAACGTCTTTGGCGAAGATCTTCTTCACCTTGTGACCCGCGCCATCGAGTGGTGCGGGATCCTGGTCATCGTGTTGGGCATAGTGCTTGCGACGTGGCGCTATGTTCAGCGCAGCCGGAGCGGCAAGGCCGAGGACCATAGTCTGAGGCACTACAGGGCCGATGTCGGACGCGGTATTCTTCTGGGACTCGAGTTTCTGGTAGCGGCCGACATCATTGCGACGGTTGCCATCGAGCCGACGCTGGAAAGCCTTGCCGTACTGGCCGGTATCATCGTCATCCGTACTTTTTTGAGCCTGTCGCTGGAGGTGGAAATCACCGGCCGCTGGCCGTGGAAGCAAGATCCGGAAGAAGTCGAGGATCGGCGCGAAGCGCGGTGA
- a CDS encoding gluconokinase produces MSTAPSQPRFEPARIIIVMGVSSSGKSTVGAALGRALHAPFLDGDKYHPEANVEKMRAGTPLTDDDRWPWLTALSAALKEAAERKGVAVGACSALRKSYRDIITQEAGEPVLFVYLEGSRDVIGERMARRKHEYMPTSLLDSQFATLEVPDPAAEHVLVVPVTDPVERIVRTVTASQDHLRTFKRWQ; encoded by the coding sequence ATGTCGACGGCGCCTTCACAGCCACGGTTTGAACCGGCTCGCATCATCATCGTCATGGGCGTGAGCTCGTCCGGCAAGTCCACGGTCGGTGCCGCACTCGGCCGCGCGCTCCACGCGCCCTTCCTCGATGGCGACAAGTACCATCCCGAGGCCAATGTCGAAAAAATGCGCGCTGGAACGCCGCTGACCGACGACGATCGCTGGCCCTGGCTTACGGCGCTCTCCGCCGCGCTCAAGGAAGCTGCAGAACGCAAGGGCGTCGCGGTCGGCGCCTGCTCGGCCCTGCGCAAAAGCTATCGCGACATCATCACCCAGGAAGCCGGTGAGCCGGTGCTCTTTGTGTATCTCGAGGGTTCGCGCGACGTGATCGGCGAGCGCATGGCCCGCCGCAAACACGAATACATGCCCACAAGCCTCCTCGACAGCCAGTTCGCGACGCTGGAAGTGCCCGACCCCGCCGCGGAGCACGTCCTTGTCGTGCCCGTCACCGACCCTGTGGAGAGGATCGTGCGCACGGTGACCGCATCGCAGGACCATCTACGGACCTTCAAGCGGTGGCAGTGA
- a CDS encoding SDR family oxidoreductase — MSGKSPFDLGGKRALITGSSRGLGLAMARALAGAGAAVVLNARDGKALGSAAADLAEAGYDVAALAFDVTSPESVGEAVRHCEGEIGPIDILINNAGMQIRGPLETFRHDDFERMMSTHVTATFSVSQAVAQGMIRRGRGKIINICSILTDHARPSVAPYGAAKAAIANLTRGMAADWAGKGLNVNAIAPGYFRTDLNTTLMADPDFNAWVEKRTPMGRWGEVEELGPPAIFLASDASSFVNGHILYVDGAFTATV, encoded by the coding sequence ATGAGCGGCAAATCCCCTTTCGATCTTGGCGGCAAGCGCGCCCTGATCACCGGTTCGAGCCGTGGCCTGGGTCTCGCCATGGCTCGGGCGCTGGCCGGTGCCGGTGCTGCGGTGGTGCTTAATGCCCGTGACGGCAAAGCCTTGGGCTCCGCCGCCGCCGATCTTGCCGAAGCCGGATACGACGTAGCGGCGCTGGCCTTCGACGTCACCAGCCCTGAAAGCGTGGGCGAAGCCGTGCGGCATTGCGAGGGCGAGATCGGCCCGATCGATATCCTCATCAACAATGCCGGCATGCAGATCCGAGGCCCGCTCGAAACCTTCCGTCACGACGATTTCGAGCGGATGATGTCCACCCATGTCACCGCCACCTTCAGCGTCAGCCAGGCCGTCGCGCAAGGCATGATCAGGCGCGGACGCGGCAAGATCATAAACATCTGCTCGATCTTGACCGACCACGCCCGCCCCTCGGTGGCCCCCTATGGCGCAGCCAAGGCAGCCATTGCCAATCTCACGCGTGGCATGGCGGCCGATTGGGCCGGCAAGGGCCTCAACGTCAATGCCATCGCGCCGGGCTATTTCCGGACCGACCTCAACACCACGCTTATGGCCGACCCGGACTTCAACGCCTGGGTCGAAAAACGCACACCCATGGGGCGCTGGGGCGAGGTCGAAGAGCTTGGTCCCCCGGCCATCTTCCTTGCTTCCGACGCTTCCAGTTTCGTCAACGGACACATCCTTTATGTCGACGGCGCCTTCACAGCCACGGTTTGA
- the gndA gene encoding NADP-dependent phosphogluconate dehydrogenase, translated as MATADIGLIGLAVMGSNLALNIAEKGYTVAVHNRSPGRIDEFVSEAKAQGLDGNTIPKYDLADFVQSVKTPRSIIIMVKAGKPVDDMIEQILPHLEPGDAIIECGNSLYTDTQRRFDYLKPKNIGYLGVGVSGGEEGARHGPSIMVGGSKEQWHNAEAVLTAIAAQFNGESCCAYLGEGGAGHFVKMIHNGIEYGDMQMIAEVYGVMRDGLGMTASECGDVFKKWNEGPLNSYLIEITGHVLHAVDADTKKPLVDLILDKAGQKGTGVWSAIVAQQMGVPATAIEGAVAARSISSRKAERVAAEGIYGKPNRARSDVTLDDLEKALLAGKIVSYAQGFAVIAKASEEFGWSLPLATIAKIWRAGCIIRSRFLDQMASAYSKGDASNLLIVPDFVAIMKDAHPSLRKVVAGAAMGEFPMVCLSAALSYFDSYRQAQGTANLIQGQRDFFGAHGFEIEGRGGDLHGTWPSTLQNKAAAPVVEE; from the coding sequence ATGGCGACTGCGGATATCGGCCTGATCGGCCTGGCGGTGATGGGTTCGAACCTGGCACTGAACATTGCCGAAAAAGGCTACACCGTTGCCGTGCACAACCGGTCGCCCGGCCGTATCGACGAATTCGTCAGCGAGGCCAAAGCGCAGGGCCTAGATGGCAATACGATCCCGAAATACGACCTTGCCGACTTCGTGCAGTCGGTAAAGACGCCGCGCTCGATCATTATCATGGTCAAGGCTGGCAAGCCGGTCGACGACATGATCGAACAGATTTTGCCGCATCTCGAGCCGGGCGATGCGATCATCGAATGCGGCAACTCGCTTTATACCGACACGCAGCGCCGCTTCGATTATCTCAAGCCCAAGAACATCGGCTATCTCGGCGTCGGCGTGTCCGGCGGCGAAGAAGGGGCGCGCCATGGTCCATCGATCATGGTCGGCGGCTCCAAGGAACAGTGGCACAATGCGGAAGCGGTGCTGACCGCCATCGCCGCCCAGTTCAACGGCGAAAGCTGCTGCGCTTATCTCGGCGAGGGCGGGGCGGGCCATTTCGTCAAGATGATCCATAACGGCATCGAATATGGCGACATGCAGATGATCGCCGAAGTTTATGGCGTGATGCGTGACGGCCTCGGGATGACCGCCTCGGAATGCGGCGACGTGTTCAAGAAGTGGAACGAGGGTCCGCTCAACTCCTATCTCATCGAGATCACCGGCCATGTGCTGCACGCCGTGGATGCAGATACCAAGAAGCCGCTTGTCGACCTGATCCTCGACAAGGCAGGCCAGAAGGGCACCGGCGTCTGGTCGGCGATCGTGGCGCAGCAGATGGGCGTGCCGGCAACGGCCATCGAAGGCGCCGTGGCGGCGCGTTCGATCTCGTCGCGCAAGGCAGAGCGCGTGGCGGCTGAAGGCATCTATGGCAAGCCGAACCGTGCGCGCAGCGACGTGACGCTGGACGATCTCGAAAAGGCGTTGCTGGCCGGCAAGATCGTTTCCTATGCGCAGGGTTTTGCGGTGATCGCAAAGGCTTCGGAAGAGTTCGGCTGGTCGCTGCCGCTGGCGACGATCGCCAAGATCTGGCGCGCCGGCTGCATCATCCGTTCGCGCTTCCTCGACCAGATGGCTTCGGCCTATAGCAAGGGCGATGCCTCCAACCTCCTGATCGTGCCCGATTTCGTCGCCATCATGAAGGACGCTCATCCCAGCCTTCGCAAGGTCGTGGCCGGTGCCGCCATGGGCGAATTCCCGATGGTCTGCCTTTCCGCCGCGCTCAGCTATTTCGACAGCTATCGTCAGGCGCAGGGCACGGCCAACCTTATCCAGGGGCAGCGCGACTTCTTCGGTGCGCATGGTTTCGAGATCGAGGGCCGCGGCGGCGACCTGCACGGCACCTGGCCGAGCACGTTGCAGAACAAGGCTGCGGCGCCGGTGGTGGAGGAGTAG
- a CDS encoding cryptochrome/photolyase family protein, which produces MAKLRFILGDHLSRSVAALRDIDPANDVVLMAEVGSESTVVGFHKQKLVFIYSAMRHFADELREEGIRVDYVRLDAEGSTQSLEGELARALARHWVDGVVVTEPGAFRVRDMMNGWSERLGVPVDIHEDDRFVCSHDRFASWAGDRKSLRMEFFYREMRRLTGFLMQDEAPEGGQWNFDVDNRESLPPDYQPPRRLRFEPDATTREVIDLVRNRYAKNFGDLEPFQWAVTRSGALDALDHFIAEALLGFGTYQDAMKTGEPFLHHGLLSPYLNVGLLTAAEVCAAAERAYLEGHAPLNAVEGFIRQIIGWREYIRGVYWLKMPEYAQTNELDAHRDLPWFYWSGNTRMNCMAQAIGDTSRHAYAHHIQRLMVTGNFALLAGIEPAQIEYWYLAVYIDAFDWVELPNVHGMVMFADGGLLASKPYVASGAYINRMSDYCGNCFYSPKIKEGERACPFTLLYWNFLMENRPKLGGNRRLAMPYRNLDRMDDRQRGLIQMQARAFLNGLSATADEDPAPQLTLDL; this is translated from the coding sequence ATGGCAAAGCTCCGCTTCATCCTCGGCGACCATCTTTCCCGATCCGTCGCTGCGTTGCGGGACATCGACCCCGCGAACGACGTCGTCCTGATGGCTGAGGTCGGCAGCGAGTCGACGGTGGTTGGCTTCCACAAGCAAAAGCTCGTCTTCATCTACTCCGCCATGCGCCACTTCGCCGACGAGCTGCGCGAGGAAGGCATTCGCGTCGATTACGTCCGCCTCGACGCCGAAGGAAGCACGCAGAGCCTCGAAGGCGAACTCGCCCGCGCCCTTGCCCGCCACTGGGTCGACGGCGTCGTCGTCACCGAGCCCGGCGCCTTCCGCGTTCGCGACATGATGAACGGCTGGTCGGAGCGGCTCGGCGTCCCCGTCGACATCCACGAAGACGACCGCTTTGTTTGCAGCCATGATCGCTTCGCCAGCTGGGCCGGCGATCGCAAGTCGCTGCGCATGGAATTCTTCTACCGCGAGATGCGGCGCCTGACCGGCTTCCTCATGCAAGACGAGGCTCCCGAAGGCGGCCAGTGGAATTTCGACGTCGACAACCGTGAGTCACTGCCACCGGACTATCAACCGCCGAGGCGGCTGCGCTTTGAGCCCGATGCGACCACGCGTGAAGTCATAGACCTCGTTCGCAATCGCTACGCCAAGAATTTCGGCGACCTCGAACCCTTCCAATGGGCCGTCACCCGCAGCGGCGCCCTCGATGCCCTCGATCATTTCATCGCCGAGGCCCTGCTCGGCTTCGGCACCTATCAGGATGCGATGAAAACCGGCGAGCCCTTTCTCCATCACGGGCTGCTCTCACCCTACCTCAATGTCGGCCTCCTCACCGCCGCCGAAGTCTGCGCCGCCGCCGAGCGCGCCTATCTCGAAGGCCATGCGCCGCTCAACGCCGTGGAAGGCTTCATCCGCCAGATCATCGGCTGGCGCGAATATATCCGCGGCGTCTACTGGCTGAAGATGCCTGAATACGCACAGACCAATGAACTCGACGCGCATCGCGACCTGCCCTGGTTCTACTGGTCCGGCAATACGCGCATGAATTGCATGGCCCAGGCGATCGGCGACACCAGCCGCCACGCCTATGCCCACCACATCCAGCGCCTGATGGTCACCGGCAACTTCGCCCTGCTCGCCGGCATCGAGCCGGCCCAGATCGAATACTGGTACCTGGCCGTCTATATCGACGCCTTCGACTGGGTCGAACTGCCCAATGTCCATGGCATGGTCATGTTCGCCGATGGCGGCCTCTTGGCCTCAAAGCCTTATGTAGCCTCGGGCGCCTACATCAACCGCATGTCCGACTATTGCGGCAATTGCTTTTATAGCCCCAAGATTAAGGAAGGCGAACGCGCCTGCCCCTTCACCCTGCTCTACTGGAATTTTCTCATGGAGAACCGCCCCAAGCTCGGCGGCAATCGGCGGCTGGCCATGCCCTATCGCAATCTCGATCGCATGGATGACCGTCAGCGCGGCCTCATCCAGATGCAGGCTCGGGCATTTCTCAACGGACTATCCGCAACGGCCGACGAAGACCCTGCGCCGCAGCTGACGCTGGATCTTTAG
- a CDS encoding GNAT family N-acetyltransferase, translating into MITIRPAAEADHTPIIAIVAPVLAAGETYAIDTNLDEAAVVAYWFMPAHEVFVAELDNEIVGTYYLQHNQRGGGAHVANCGYMTAPNARGKGIAKAMCLHSLERARERGFRAIQFNHVVSTNTGAVALWQKLGFRIVGTLPKAFKHPVHGYVDSYVMFQSLVD; encoded by the coding sequence ATGATCACAATCCGTCCCGCCGCTGAGGCGGACCACACCCCCATTATCGCCATCGTCGCTCCGGTCCTTGCTGCCGGCGAAACCTACGCCATCGACACCAACCTCGATGAAGCGGCGGTTGTTGCCTACTGGTTCATGCCCGCGCACGAGGTCTTCGTCGCCGAACTCGATAACGAGATCGTCGGCACCTATTATCTCCAGCACAATCAGCGCGGCGGCGGCGCCCACGTCGCCAATTGCGGCTACATGACCGCACCCAATGCGCGCGGCAAGGGAATAGCCAAAGCCATGTGCCTCCACTCCCTGGAGCGCGCCCGCGAGCGCGGCTTCCGCGCCATCCAGTTCAACCACGTGGTCTCGACCAATACCGGCGCCGTTGCCCTCTGGCAAAAGCTCGGCTTCCGCATCGTCGGCACCCTTCCCAAGGCTTTCAAGCATCCCGTTCACGGCTATGTGGACAGCTATGTGATGTTCCAGTCGCTGGTCGACTGA
- a CDS encoding TCR/Tet family MFS transporter, translating into MQAATRSRLTLTCILITILLDMIGVGIIVPVLPELLEDLTGGSVAQAAVIGGYLVFAYAFMQFVFSPVLGNLSDRYGRRPVLLISLLGLTFDYLMMSIAPFVWYLFIGRIIAGIAGAALATATAYMADITPPHKRTHRFGLIGAAFGLGFIIGPVIGGELGEFGPRVPFYAAAGLAFANFLFGWFVLPESLPKASRRKFDIRRANPLGAVMALRKYPSVLWLLGVLFFLQLATQALPTVFSYFTVEMFNWTSSTIGRTLGAFGLGFAISQAVLAGPLSKGIGEPAVGMIGLLAAIAAFAGVAFSADVYMLYLSILVGTVSGLAPPAINGVLSRQVPDNSQGELQGAVNAASSLATIIGPLAATQIFYHFTTEPGASSYFPGAPFLAASASVLAALILFAVASWRFELGRRPSIANHPHAPEVPPPGQVRVPPIEDDDHNPSRR; encoded by the coding sequence ATGCAAGCTGCGACGCGTTCCCGACTGACCCTGACCTGCATCCTGATCACGATTCTGCTCGACATGATCGGCGTCGGCATCATCGTTCCGGTTCTGCCCGAGCTGCTCGAAGACCTCACCGGCGGCAGCGTGGCGCAAGCCGCGGTGATCGGCGGCTACCTCGTCTTCGCCTATGCTTTCATGCAGTTCGTGTTCTCGCCCGTTCTCGGCAATCTTTCCGACCGTTACGGCCGCCGCCCTGTCCTGCTGATCTCACTGCTCGGCCTCACCTTCGACTACCTGATGATGTCGATTGCGCCCTTCGTCTGGTACCTTTTCATCGGCCGCATCATTGCCGGCATCGCTGGCGCGGCTCTCGCGACGGCCACGGCCTATATGGCCGACATCACCCCGCCCCATAAGCGCACCCACCGCTTCGGCCTCATCGGCGCAGCCTTCGGCCTCGGCTTCATCATCGGCCCCGTCATCGGCGGCGAACTGGGGGAATTCGGCCCGCGCGTGCCCTTCTACGCTGCGGCCGGCCTCGCCTTTGCCAATTTCCTCTTCGGCTGGTTCGTGCTGCCCGAAAGCCTGCCGAAAGCCTCGCGCCGTAAATTCGATATCCGCCGCGCCAACCCGCTCGGCGCCGTCATGGCGCTGCGCAAATACCCCTCCGTGCTCTGGCTCCTTGGCGTCCTGTTCTTCCTGCAGCTCGCGACCCAGGCTCTTCCTACCGTCTTCTCCTATTTCACCGTCGAAATGTTCAACTGGACCTCTTCGACCATCGGCCGCACGCTGGGCGCCTTCGGCCTAGGCTTTGCCATCAGCCAGGCCGTCCTTGCCGGTCCCCTGTCCAAGGGCATCGGCGAACCCGCCGTCGGCATGATCGGCCTGCTCGCCGCCATCGCTGCCTTTGCCGGCGTTGCCTTCTCGGCCGACGTCTACATGCTGTACCTGTCGATCCTGGTCGGCACCGTCAGCGGCCTTGCGCCACCCGCCATCAACGGCGTTCTGTCGCGCCAGGTGCCAGACAATTCGCAAGGCGAGTTGCAGGGCGCGGTCAATGCCGCGAGCTCCTTGGCGACCATCATCGGCCCACTCGCGGCAACGCAGATTTTCTACCACTTCACCACCGAGCCGGGCGCTTCCAGCTACTTTCCCGGCGCTCCGTTCCTGGCTGCCAGCGCCAGCGTCCTCGCCGCGCTGATCCTTTTTGCCGTGGCCTCCTGGCGTTTCGAGTTGGGCCGGCGTCCCTCCATCGCCAACCACCCCCATGCCCCCGAAGTGCCGCCTCCGGGACAGGTGCGCGTACCGCCGATCGAAGACGATGATCACAATCCGTCCCGCCGCTGA
- a CDS encoding FAD-dependent monooxygenase, giving the protein MPAEGRSFIIAGAGISGLTLALALAKWGATVVVLEKSQTLQEFGAGLQISPNARFVLDQLGLDDALTRLSLEPEALDVYRQGAQRPLLSMELGPIMRQRFGSPYAVMHRADLADLLYKACRRFANIDIVFGVRRWDVVSHARGVTVAIDEADGQSRNTRADAFIGADGVHSRTRRDVLGGPPAQFQNRIAWRTLVPLKAVAGQIHPSRVSVFFGTGFHLVCYPLPHRGQANLALFMPGKPDESANPKPLRPGTIVEEVLDMAGANWTPWPLYTVATNTWFNGNIGLIGDAAHAMVPFQAQGAAMGIEDAAVLAPLLVNSQHAEDAFRQYAALRQERVRRVAALSAQNGRIFHLPWPLSLARDTVMSMQGQRAHLDRLGWIYEHKALAEGSFS; this is encoded by the coding sequence ATGCCCGCCGAGGGCCGCTCCTTCATCATCGCCGGCGCCGGAATCTCCGGCCTGACCCTCGCGCTCGCCCTCGCCAAATGGGGCGCAACCGTTGTCGTTCTCGAAAAAAGCCAGACCCTGCAAGAGTTTGGCGCCGGCCTCCAGATCAGCCCCAACGCGCGGTTCGTGCTCGATCAACTTGGACTCGACGACGCACTGACCCGGCTCAGCCTCGAACCCGAAGCGCTCGACGTCTACCGCCAGGGTGCACAACGTCCGCTGCTCAGCATGGAACTCGGCCCCATCATGCGGCAGCGTTTCGGCTCGCCCTATGCCGTCATGCACCGGGCCGATCTCGCCGACCTCCTCTATAAAGCCTGCCGGCGCTTCGCCAATATCGACATTGTCTTCGGCGTCCGTCGTTGGGACGTCGTCTCCCACGCCCGCGGCGTCACCGTGGCCATCGACGAAGCCGACGGCCAAAGCCGCAACACCCGTGCCGATGCCTTTATCGGCGCCGATGGCGTCCATTCCCGCACGCGCCGCGACGTGCTCGGCGGCCCGCCGGCACAGTTTCAAAACCGCATCGCCTGGCGCACCCTCGTGCCTTTAAAGGCCGTTGCCGGCCAGATCCACCCCAGTCGCGTTTCCGTCTTTTTCGGCACCGGCTTCCACCTCGTCTGCTATCCGCTGCCGCACCGCGGCCAAGCCAATCTGGCCTTGTTCATGCCCGGCAAGCCGGACGAAAGCGCAAATCCAAAGCCGCTGCGGCCCGGTACGATCGTCGAAGAAGTCCTCGACATGGCTGGCGCCAACTGGACACCGTGGCCGCTCTACACCGTCGCCACCAACACCTGGTTCAACGGCAATATCGGTCTTATTGGAGACGCCGCGCACGCCATGGTGCCCTTCCAGGCCCAGGGCGCCGCCATGGGCATCGAAGACGCCGCGGTGCTGGCCCCGCTTCTGGTAAACTCCCAACACGCCGAAGATGCTTTCCGCCAATATGCCGCGCTACGTCAGGAGCGCGTTCGTCGCGTTGCCGCGCTTTCGGCACAGAACGGGCGCATCTTCCACCTGCCCTGGCCGTTAAGCCTGGCGCGCGACACGGTCATGTCCATGCAAGGCCAGCGCGCCCATCTCGATCGTCTGGGATGGATCTACGAGCACAAGGCGCTCGCCGAAGGCTCGTTCTCGTGA
- a CDS encoding zinc-finger domain-containing protein: MAHGTTPHFHNTEGLRAIEVGSKEFQCVGALPPFDHPHVFLDMGKDSEIVCPYCSTLYVYKTELGAGHSNPASAVFEPRAA; encoded by the coding sequence ATGGCCCACGGCACGACTCCGCACTTCCACAACACCGAAGGCCTCCGCGCCATCGAAGTGGGCTCCAAGGAATTCCAGTGCGTCGGCGCCCTACCCCCCTTCGATCACCCCCATGTCTTCCTCGACATGGGCAAGGATAGCGAGATCGTTTGTCCGTATTGCTCAACGCTTTACGTCTATAAGACTGAGCTCGGCGCCGGTCATTCCAACCCCGCTTCCGCCGTCTTCGAGCCCCGCGCCGCCTGA
- a CDS encoding alpha/beta fold hydrolase has translation MPSFTTSGLELAYETHGSGEPILLIHGFASSGKVNWIDTGWVETLTGAGYMAITLDNRGHGHSAKPHDPELYYPTQMAGDALALLDHLGIERAGVIGYSMGARIAAFLAYDHPERVAAMVLGGMGVNLINGLTDGNDIIAGLRAPGLADLTHPTARQFRIFADHTGSDREALAACMETSRQPMARADVRRIAVPVLVAVGEADEMAGRPEPLAEILPEGEAYLIPKRDHMRATGDKLFKAAALEFLSRTFPPRSIS, from the coding sequence ATGCCAAGCTTCACAACTTCCGGCCTCGAACTTGCCTACGAGACCCATGGCTCGGGAGAGCCGATTCTCCTGATCCATGGCTTTGCATCGAGCGGCAAGGTCAACTGGATCGATACCGGCTGGGTGGAGACGCTGACCGGCGCGGGCTATATGGCGATCACGCTCGACAATCGCGGACATGGGCATTCGGCGAAGCCGCACGATCCGGAGCTTTATTACCCGACACAGATGGCTGGCGATGCGCTGGCGCTCCTCGATCATCTGGGGATCGAGCGGGCGGGGGTGATCGGTTATTCGATGGGCGCGCGCATCGCCGCTTTCCTTGCCTATGATCATCCGGAGCGCGTGGCCGCGATGGTGTTGGGCGGCATGGGCGTCAATCTCATCAATGGGCTGACCGACGGCAATGACATCATTGCCGGTTTGCGGGCGCCGGGGCTTGCCGATCTGACGCATCCGACGGCGCGGCAATTCCGCATTTTTGCCGATCACACGGGCTCGGATCGGGAGGCACTGGCGGCCTGCATGGAAACATCGCGTCAGCCGATGGCGCGCGCCGATGTGCGGCGCATCGCCGTGCCGGTGCTGGTGGCGGTGGGCGAGGCCGACGAAATGGCGGGCCGGCCCGAGCCTTTGGCGGAGATTTTGCCCGAAGGCGAGGCCTACCTTATCCCCAAGCGGGACCATATGCGGGCCACCGGGGACAAGCTTTTCAAGGCTGCGGCGCTGGAGTTTTTGAGCAGGACATTTCCGCCCCGTTCAATTTCGTGA
- the cysE gene encoding serine O-acetyltransferase, translating into MNAESGVMSGNAKKSVQIQSVDPVWEAVRAGARQILDNEPSLGNLVLSTVLNHDSFEEALAHRLAARLDHEDVSADLIRQVFAETLRDDPEIGIAARVDLAATMERDPACHRAVEPLLYFKGYQAIQTHRFAHAMQKAGRRDFALYLQSRSSQVFQVDINPAVPLGKGIMLDHGTGLVIGETAVVGDNVSMLQNVTLGGTGKSDQDRHPKIGNGVLIGAGAKVLGNIKVGDCSRIGAGSVVLKEVPPRVTVAGVPAKVIGEAGCAQPALVMDQMVLVYDQVS; encoded by the coding sequence ATGAACGCGGAGTCTGGCGTGATGAGCGGCAATGCCAAGAAGTCGGTGCAGATCCAATCGGTAGATCCGGTATGGGAAGCTGTGCGCGCCGGGGCTCGCCAGATCCTCGATAACGAGCCTTCTCTGGGCAACCTCGTTTTGTCCACCGTTCTCAATCACGACAGTTTTGAAGAAGCGTTGGCGCATCGCCTTGCGGCACGTCTCGATCATGAAGACGTTTCGGCCGATCTGATCCGCCAAGTCTTTGCAGAAACGCTGCGCGACGATCCCGAGATCGGCATTGCGGCGCGCGTCGATCTGGCGGCGACCATGGAGCGCGATCCGGCCTGCCATCGTGCCGTCGAGCCGCTGCTTTATTTCAAGGGTTACCAGGCGATCCAGACGCATCGCTTTGCTCATGCGATGCAGAAGGCTGGGCGCAGGGACTTTGCGCTCTACCTCCAGAGCCGTTCAAGCCAGGTGTTTCAGGTCGACATCAACCCGGCCGTGCCCTTAGGCAAAGGCATCATGCTCGATCACGGCACGGGTCTCGTCATTGGCGAGACGGCGGTGGTCGGCGACAATGTCTCCATGCTGCAGAACGTGACGTTGGGTGGCACCGGCAAGTCGGATCAGGATCGTCACCCCAAGATCGGCAATGGCGTGCTGATCGGTGCCGGCGCCAAGGTGCTTGGCAATATCAAGGTGGGCGATTGCTCGCGTATCGGGGCAGGGTCGGTGGTGCTCAAGGAAGTGCCGCCGCGCGTGACGGTGGCCGGCGTTCCGGCCAAGGTCATCGGAGAAGCCGGCTGTGCGCAGCCCGCCTTGGTGATGGACCAGATGGTGCTGGTCTACGATCAAGTCAGCTAA
- a CDS encoding DUF3126 family protein encodes MNHPEIIKLQKFLQQKFNNKNIDVRPRAKLNDSVEVFLGDESIGLIHADDEDGDKSYIFNMSILDIDLEDID; translated from the coding sequence GTGAACCATCCCGAGATCATCAAGCTTCAGAAATTTTTGCAGCAGAAGTTCAACAACAAGAACATCGACGTGCGTCCGCGCGCCAAACTCAATGACTCAGTCGAGGTGTTTTTGGGCGATGAGTCGATCGGCCTGATCCATGCCGACGACGAAGACGGCGACAAGTCCTATATCTTCAACATGTCGATCCTCGACATCGACCTCGAAGATATCGACTGA
- a CDS encoding DUF6949 family protein — MTKELLLAAYLIGVGLCVSGAGTHLYQWRTGQQAMLRLDGQTALGAFGHLVMSFVCGPYIMLQVGWRQEEDGTLSMTSVLISALVAFGWAFITGLLFMSLYVALPL; from the coding sequence ATGACCAAGGAATTGCTGCTGGCGGCCTATCTGATCGGCGTGGGTCTATGCGTTTCGGGAGCGGGCACGCACCTTTATCAGTGGCGCACCGGACAGCAGGCGATGCTTCGGCTGGACGGCCAGACGGCGCTCGGCGCCTTCGGGCACCTGGTGATGAGCTTTGTGTGCGGACCCTACATCATGCTGCAGGTCGGCTGGCGCCAGGAAGAAGACGGCACACTGTCGATGACGTCGGTTCTGATCTCGGCCCTCGTCGCCTTCGGTTGGGCCTTTATCACCGGTCTCTTGTTCATGAGCCTTTATGTCGCGCTGCCGCTTTAG